In Arachis hypogaea cultivar Tifrunner chromosome 17, arahy.Tifrunner.gnm2.J5K5, whole genome shotgun sequence, a single window of DNA contains:
- the LOC112766872 gene encoding receptor like protein 24 isoform X5, with protein MMGCFTLSLLLLLLLLVDTPSSTCSSVLPLCNHHDNSNLLQFKNSFSINPSLYKDGWWSEEMGIYCSSYPKTVSWNNNTDCCEWDGVTCDTKSGHVIGLDLSCSMLEGEFHPNSTLFHLTHLQQLNLAFNNFSNSPIYPGIGNLVSLTHLNLSTSALAGDIPSTISHLSKLLSLDLSYNYELTLDESTWSRLIGNTTNMEELVLNVIDMSSIRETSLSLLMNFTSSLLFLNLAYTELHGRFPTGILGLPNLEELSLYVNEDLKVELPKSNWSTPLSVTVFPPFLAKLQNLRNLDLSNNKIHGKIPNWFSDNLLHTWKSMNFIDLSFNQLQGDLPIPANGTDYFAVSNNNFTGGIPSTLSLSTQLIFSHNHLSGTIPSMFCNATFLDALILSHNHLSGVIPQCLGALPDLTILDLQVNNLHGNIPTNFSQDYNFQTIKLNNNQLDGSLPRSLSNCIMLEVLDLAENNLEDVFPSWLEGLQELQVLSLRANKFHGTITSFGAKDPFPKLRIFDVSNNKFSGPLPTSFFENFQGMKDLSNGTHHPRGLLYMHSSSGAAYNDSVVVIIKGQSTELVRILTTFTTIDLSNNMFEGEIPHVIGELSSLKGLNLSHNKISGTIPQTLGNLTSLEWLDFSWNQLKGEIPMALTNLNFLAVLNLSENQLKGMIPTGKQFNTFQNDSYRGNPMLCGFPLSKSCDNDKEQPPSVFAEAKESLFGWKSVAVGYGCGVVFGMFLGRLFIKTAKPLWLARLLCGYT; from the exons ATGATGGGGTGTTTTACTCTCtcgttgcttcttcttcttcttcttcttgttgatacTCCATCTTCCACTTGTTCATCGGTGTTGCCACTATGCAACCACCATGACAACTCAAACCTGCTCCAATTCAAGAACTCATTTTCCATCAACCCTTCATTGTACAAAGACGGGTGGTGGAGTGAGGAGATGGGGATTTATTGTTCATCTTATCCCAAGACAGTATCCTGGAACAACAATACTGATTGTTGCGAGTGGGATGGTGTCACGTGCGACACCAAGTCAGGGCACGTGATTGGGCTTGACCTGAGTTGCAGCATGCTTGAAGGCGAGTTTCATCCCAACAGCACACTCTTCCATCTGACGCATCTTCAACAACTCAACCTTGCCTTCAATAACTTCTCCAACTCTCCAATATATCCTGGAATTGGTAATCTTGTGAGTCTCACCCATCTCAATCTATCCACTTCAGCATTGGCTGGTGATATTCCGTCCACAATCTCACACTTGTCTAAATTACTCTCACTTGATCTCTCGTATAATTATGAACTGACACTTGATGAATCCACATGGAGCAGACTCATTGGTAACACCACTAACATGGAAGAGCTGGTTCTAAATGTCATAGACATGTCTTCTATCAGAGAAACTTCATTGTCTTTGCTAATGAATTTCACATCCTCTTTGTTGTTCCTAAATCTTGCTTATACTGAATTGCATGGAAGATTTCCAACTGGCATACTTGGTTTACCTAATCTTGAAGAACTAAGTTTGTATGTCAATGAAGATCTGAAAGTTGAACTTCCAAAGTCTAATTGGAGCACTCCTCTAAG TGTTACTGTTTTTCCTCCATTCCTAGCTAAACTACAAAATCTAAGAAATTTAGATCTTTCTAACAATAAAATCCATGGAAAGATTCCCAATTGGTTTAGTGATAATCTCTTGCACACATGGAAGAGCATGAACTTTATTGACCTCAGTTTCAACCAGCTGCAAGGAGATCTTCCAATTCCAGCAAATGGCACCGATTACTTTGCAGTTTCAAACAACAACTTCACAGGAGGCATTCCTTCAACATTGTCCCTCAGTACACAACTCATCTTTTCTCACAATCACTTGTCTGGCACCATTCCTTCAATGTTTTGCAATGCAACCTTCCTCGATGCACTCATCTTGTCTCACAACCACTTGTCTGGCGTGATTCCACAATGCTTGGGAGCACTTCCTGATCTCACAATTTTGGATCTTCAAGTGAACAACCTTCATGGAAACATACCTACAAATTTTTCTCAAGACTACAACTTTCAAACAATAAAGTTAAACAACAACCAACTGGACGGTTCGTTACCAAGGTCTTTGTCTAACTGCATCATGTTGGAAGTTTTGGATCTTGCAGAAAATAACTTAGAGGATGTGTTTCCTAGTTGGCTAGAAGGTCTTCAGGAGTTACAAGTACTCAGTTTAAGAGCAAATAAGTTTCATGGTACCATCACTAGTTTCGGTGCCAAAGATCCATTTCCAAAGTTGAGAATATTTGATGTTTCCAACAACAAATTCAGCGGCCCTTTGCCAACCTCGTTCTTTGAGAATTTTCAAGGAATGAAGGATCTGAGTAATGGTACTCATCATCCTCGTGGTTTGTTATACATGCATAGCAGCTCCGGTGCTGCGTACAATGATTCTGTAGTGGTTATTATCAAAGGTCAGTCCACAGAGCTAGTGAGAATATTAACCACTTTTACAACTATAGacttatcaaataacatgtttgaAGGAGAAATCCCACATGTCATTGGAGAATTAAGTTCTCTCAAAGGGCTTAATCTTTCTCACAATAAAATCAGTGGTACGATTCCACAAACTTTGGGAAATTTGACAAGTTTGGAATGGTTAGACTTCTCATGGAACCAATTAAAAGGTGAGATTCCTATGGCTTTGACCAATTTGAATTTTCTGGCTGTCTTGAACCTTTCTGAAAACCAGTTGAAGGGAATGATACCAACAGGAAAACAGTTCAATACATTTCAAAATGATTCCTATAGAGGAAACCCAATGCTTTGTGGATTCCCTTTGTCAAAGTCATGCGACAATGACAAAGAACAACCACCTTCAGTGTTTGCTGAGGCAAAAGAATCATTATTTGGGTGGAAGTCAGTTGCAGTGGGATATGGATGCGGAGTGGTATTTGGGATGTTCCTTGGAAGGTTGTTTATCAAAACTGCGAAGCCCTTATGGCTTGCCAGACTTCTTTGTGGTTATACTTAA
- the LOC112766872 gene encoding receptor like protein 24 isoform X4, which produces MMGCFTLSLLLLLLLLVDTPSSTCSSVLPLCNHHDNSNLLQFKNSFSINPSLYKDGWWSEEMGIYCSSYPKTVSWNNNTDCCEWDGVTCDTKSGHVIGLDLSCSMLEGEFHPNSTLFHLTHLQQLNLAFNNFSNSPIYPGIGNLVSLTHLNLSTSALAGDIPSTISHLSKLLSLDLSYNYELTLDESTWSRLIGNTTNMEELVLNVIDMSSIRETSLSLLMNFTSSLLFLNLAYTELHGRFPTGILGLPNLEELSLYVNEDLKVELPKSNWSTPLSVTVFPPFLAKLQNLRNLDLSNNKIHGKIPNWFSDNLLHTWKSMNFIDLSFNQLQGDLPIPANGTDYFAVSNNNFTGGIPSTLSLSTQLIFSHNHLSGTIPSMFCNATFLDALILSHNHLSGVIPQCLGALPDLTILDLQVNNLHGNIPTNFSQDYNFQTIKLNNNQLDGSLPRSLSNCIMLEVLDLAENNLEDVFPSWLEGLQELQVLSLRANKFHGTITSFGAKDPFPKLRIFDVSNNKFSGPLPTSFFENFQGMKDLSNGTHHPRGLLYMHSSSGAAYNDSVVVIIKGQSTELVRILTTFTTIDLSNNMFEGEIPHVIGELSSLKGLNLSHNKISGTIPQTLGNLTSLEWLDFSWNQLKGEIPMALTNLNFLAVLNLSENQLKGMIPTGKQFNTFQNDSYRGNPMLCGFPLSKSCDNDKEQPPSVFAEAKESLFGWKSVAVGYGCGVVFGMFLGSQLQWDMHVEWCLGPSLEGCL; this is translated from the exons ATGATGGGGTGTTTTACTCTCtcgttgcttcttcttcttcttcttcttgttgatacTCCATCTTCCACTTGTTCATCGGTGTTGCCACTATGCAACCACCATGACAACTCAAACCTGCTCCAATTCAAGAACTCATTTTCCATCAACCCTTCATTGTACAAAGACGGGTGGTGGAGTGAGGAGATGGGGATTTATTGTTCATCTTATCCCAAGACAGTATCCTGGAACAACAATACTGATTGTTGCGAGTGGGATGGTGTCACGTGCGACACCAAGTCAGGGCACGTGATTGGGCTTGACCTGAGTTGCAGCATGCTTGAAGGCGAGTTTCATCCCAACAGCACACTCTTCCATCTGACGCATCTTCAACAACTCAACCTTGCCTTCAATAACTTCTCCAACTCTCCAATATATCCTGGAATTGGTAATCTTGTGAGTCTCACCCATCTCAATCTATCCACTTCAGCATTGGCTGGTGATATTCCGTCCACAATCTCACACTTGTCTAAATTACTCTCACTTGATCTCTCGTATAATTATGAACTGACACTTGATGAATCCACATGGAGCAGACTCATTGGTAACACCACTAACATGGAAGAGCTGGTTCTAAATGTCATAGACATGTCTTCTATCAGAGAAACTTCATTGTCTTTGCTAATGAATTTCACATCCTCTTTGTTGTTCCTAAATCTTGCTTATACTGAATTGCATGGAAGATTTCCAACTGGCATACTTGGTTTACCTAATCTTGAAGAACTAAGTTTGTATGTCAATGAAGATCTGAAAGTTGAACTTCCAAAGTCTAATTGGAGCACTCCTCTAAG TGTTACTGTTTTTCCTCCATTCCTAGCTAAACTACAAAATCTAAGAAATTTAGATCTTTCTAACAATAAAATCCATGGAAAGATTCCCAATTGGTTTAGTGATAATCTCTTGCACACATGGAAGAGCATGAACTTTATTGACCTCAGTTTCAACCAGCTGCAAGGAGATCTTCCAATTCCAGCAAATGGCACCGATTACTTTGCAGTTTCAAACAACAACTTCACAGGAGGCATTCCTTCAACATTGTCCCTCAGTACACAACTCATCTTTTCTCACAATCACTTGTCTGGCACCATTCCTTCAATGTTTTGCAATGCAACCTTCCTCGATGCACTCATCTTGTCTCACAACCACTTGTCTGGCGTGATTCCACAATGCTTGGGAGCACTTCCTGATCTCACAATTTTGGATCTTCAAGTGAACAACCTTCATGGAAACATACCTACAAATTTTTCTCAAGACTACAACTTTCAAACAATAAAGTTAAACAACAACCAACTGGACGGTTCGTTACCAAGGTCTTTGTCTAACTGCATCATGTTGGAAGTTTTGGATCTTGCAGAAAATAACTTAGAGGATGTGTTTCCTAGTTGGCTAGAAGGTCTTCAGGAGTTACAAGTACTCAGTTTAAGAGCAAATAAGTTTCATGGTACCATCACTAGTTTCGGTGCCAAAGATCCATTTCCAAAGTTGAGAATATTTGATGTTTCCAACAACAAATTCAGCGGCCCTTTGCCAACCTCGTTCTTTGAGAATTTTCAAGGAATGAAGGATCTGAGTAATGGTACTCATCATCCTCGTGGTTTGTTATACATGCATAGCAGCTCCGGTGCTGCGTACAATGATTCTGTAGTGGTTATTATCAAAGGTCAGTCCACAGAGCTAGTGAGAATATTAACCACTTTTACAACTATAGacttatcaaataacatgtttgaAGGAGAAATCCCACATGTCATTGGAGAATTAAGTTCTCTCAAAGGGCTTAATCTTTCTCACAATAAAATCAGTGGTACGATTCCACAAACTTTGGGAAATTTGACAAGTTTGGAATGGTTAGACTTCTCATGGAACCAATTAAAAGGTGAGATTCCTATGGCTTTGACCAATTTGAATTTTCTGGCTGTCTTGAACCTTTCTGAAAACCAGTTGAAGGGAATGATACCAACAGGAAAACAGTTCAATACATTTCAAAATGATTCCTATAGAGGAAACCCAATGCTTTGTGGATTCCCTTTGTCAAAGTCATGCGACAATGACAAAGAACAACCACCTTCAGTGTTTGCTGAGGCAAAAGAATCATTATTTGGGTGGAAGTCAGTTGCAGTGGGATATGGATGCGGAGTGGTATTTGGGATGTTCCTTGGAAG
- the LOC112766872 gene encoding receptor-like protein 6 isoform X1, whose protein sequence is MMGCFTLSLLLLLLLLVDTPSSTCSSVLPLCNHHDNSNLLQFKNSFSINPSLYKDGWWSEEMGIYCSSYPKTVSWNNNTDCCEWDGVTCDTKSGHVIGLDLSCSMLEGEFHPNSTLFHLTHLQQLNLAFNNFSNSPIYPGIGNLVSLTHLNLSTSALAGDIPSTISHLSKLLSLDLSYNYELTLDESTWSRLIGNTTNMEELVLNVIDMSSIRETSLSLLMNFTSSLLFLNLAYTELHGRFPTGILGLPNLEELSLYVNEDLKVELPKSNWSTPLRYLDLSYTVFSGEIPDSISHLKSLNQLRLQFCRFDGLIPVSLWNLTQLTQLDLSGNRFHGEIPSLLSNLKHLTYLDLSHNTFSGHIPDVFDNFTKLHTLQLSSNSLGGQLPSSLFDLTQLSYLSLSFNQLIGPIPSKNATLSKLEILDLANNFINGTIPDWCYSLSSLRDLDLSMNQLTGPISKFSTYSLEYLVLSHNKFQGDFPNSIFEFLKNLTHLDMSSNDLSGLVDFFHFSKLKNLYFLDFSNNKFLSVDINSRVDYVLPKLDILYFSSCSVTVFPPFLAKLQNLRNLDLSNNKIHGKIPNWFSDNLLHTWKSMNFIDLSFNQLQGDLPIPANGTDYFAVSNNNFTGGIPSTLSLSTQLIFSHNHLSGTIPSMFCNATFLDALILSHNHLSGVIPQCLGALPDLTILDLQVNNLHGNIPTNFSQDYNFQTIKLNNNQLDGSLPRSLSNCIMLEVLDLAENNLEDVFPSWLEGLQELQVLSLRANKFHGTITSFGAKDPFPKLRIFDVSNNKFSGPLPTSFFENFQGMKDLSNGTHHPRGLLYMHSSSGAAYNDSVVVIIKGQSTELVRILTTFTTIDLSNNMFEGEIPHVIGELSSLKGLNLSHNKISGTIPQTLGNLTSLEWLDFSWNQLKGEIPMALTNLNFLAVLNLSENQLKGMIPTGKQFNTFQNDSYRGNPMLCGFPLSKSCDNDKEQPPSVFAEAKESLFGWKSVAVGYGCGVVFGMFLGSQLQWDMHVEWCLGPSLEGCL, encoded by the coding sequence ATGATGGGGTGTTTTACTCTCtcgttgcttcttcttcttcttcttcttgttgatacTCCATCTTCCACTTGTTCATCGGTGTTGCCACTATGCAACCACCATGACAACTCAAACCTGCTCCAATTCAAGAACTCATTTTCCATCAACCCTTCATTGTACAAAGACGGGTGGTGGAGTGAGGAGATGGGGATTTATTGTTCATCTTATCCCAAGACAGTATCCTGGAACAACAATACTGATTGTTGCGAGTGGGATGGTGTCACGTGCGACACCAAGTCAGGGCACGTGATTGGGCTTGACCTGAGTTGCAGCATGCTTGAAGGCGAGTTTCATCCCAACAGCACACTCTTCCATCTGACGCATCTTCAACAACTCAACCTTGCCTTCAATAACTTCTCCAACTCTCCAATATATCCTGGAATTGGTAATCTTGTGAGTCTCACCCATCTCAATCTATCCACTTCAGCATTGGCTGGTGATATTCCGTCCACAATCTCACACTTGTCTAAATTACTCTCACTTGATCTCTCGTATAATTATGAACTGACACTTGATGAATCCACATGGAGCAGACTCATTGGTAACACCACTAACATGGAAGAGCTGGTTCTAAATGTCATAGACATGTCTTCTATCAGAGAAACTTCATTGTCTTTGCTAATGAATTTCACATCCTCTTTGTTGTTCCTAAATCTTGCTTATACTGAATTGCATGGAAGATTTCCAACTGGCATACTTGGTTTACCTAATCTTGAAGAACTAAGTTTGTATGTCAATGAAGATCTGAAAGTTGAACTTCCAAAGTCTAATTGGAGCACTCCTCTAAGGTACTTGGATCTCTCTTACACAGTATTCTCAGGAGAAATACCTGATTCCATTTCCCATTTGAAGTCTCTTAACCAACTACGGCTACAGTTTTGCCGATTTGATGGGTTAATTCCTGTGTCTTTGTGGAACCTCACTCAACTAACACAGTTGGACCTTTCAGGAAATAGATTTCATGGTGAGATTCCATCTTTGCTTTCAAACCTCAAACATCTCACCTACTTAGATCTTAGTCATAATACATTCAGTGGTCACATCCCAGATGTGTTCGACAACTTCACTAAATTACATACCTTGCAACTTTCTTCTAACAGTCTAGGAGGCCAACTGCCATCATCATTATTTGATCTAACTCAACTTTCTTACTTAAGTCTGTCTTTTAATCAATTAATCGGCCCAATTCCAAGCAAAAATGCCACACTTTCAAAACTAGAAATACTAGATTTGGCTAATAACTTTATAAATGGGACAATTCCAGATTGGTGCTATTCTTTGTCTTCATTGAGAGATCTAGATCTTAGCATGAACCAACTCACAGGGCCAATTAGCAAATTCTCCACTTATTCATTGGAATATTTAGTTCTCTCTCATAACAAATTTCAAGGTGATTTTCCAAATTCGATCtttgaatttctaaaaaatctCACTCATTTGGATATGTCATCAAATGACTTGAGTGGTCTTGTGgacttttttcatttttcaaaattgaaaaatttatattttcttgatttttctaACAATAAATTTCTTTCTGTTGATATTAATAGTAGAGTTGACTATGTCTTACCCAAACTTGAcattttatatttctcttcttgtAGTGTTACTGTTTTTCCTCCATTCCTAGCTAAACTACAAAATCTAAGAAATTTAGATCTTTCTAACAATAAAATCCATGGAAAGATTCCCAATTGGTTTAGTGATAATCTCTTGCACACATGGAAGAGCATGAACTTTATTGACCTCAGTTTCAACCAGCTGCAAGGAGATCTTCCAATTCCAGCAAATGGCACCGATTACTTTGCAGTTTCAAACAACAACTTCACAGGAGGCATTCCTTCAACATTGTCCCTCAGTACACAACTCATCTTTTCTCACAATCACTTGTCTGGCACCATTCCTTCAATGTTTTGCAATGCAACCTTCCTCGATGCACTCATCTTGTCTCACAACCACTTGTCTGGCGTGATTCCACAATGCTTGGGAGCACTTCCTGATCTCACAATTTTGGATCTTCAAGTGAACAACCTTCATGGAAACATACCTACAAATTTTTCTCAAGACTACAACTTTCAAACAATAAAGTTAAACAACAACCAACTGGACGGTTCGTTACCAAGGTCTTTGTCTAACTGCATCATGTTGGAAGTTTTGGATCTTGCAGAAAATAACTTAGAGGATGTGTTTCCTAGTTGGCTAGAAGGTCTTCAGGAGTTACAAGTACTCAGTTTAAGAGCAAATAAGTTTCATGGTACCATCACTAGTTTCGGTGCCAAAGATCCATTTCCAAAGTTGAGAATATTTGATGTTTCCAACAACAAATTCAGCGGCCCTTTGCCAACCTCGTTCTTTGAGAATTTTCAAGGAATGAAGGATCTGAGTAATGGTACTCATCATCCTCGTGGTTTGTTATACATGCATAGCAGCTCCGGTGCTGCGTACAATGATTCTGTAGTGGTTATTATCAAAGGTCAGTCCACAGAGCTAGTGAGAATATTAACCACTTTTACAACTATAGacttatcaaataacatgtttgaAGGAGAAATCCCACATGTCATTGGAGAATTAAGTTCTCTCAAAGGGCTTAATCTTTCTCACAATAAAATCAGTGGTACGATTCCACAAACTTTGGGAAATTTGACAAGTTTGGAATGGTTAGACTTCTCATGGAACCAATTAAAAGGTGAGATTCCTATGGCTTTGACCAATTTGAATTTTCTGGCTGTCTTGAACCTTTCTGAAAACCAGTTGAAGGGAATGATACCAACAGGAAAACAGTTCAATACATTTCAAAATGATTCCTATAGAGGAAACCCAATGCTTTGTGGATTCCCTTTGTCAAAGTCATGCGACAATGACAAAGAACAACCACCTTCAGTGTTTGCTGAGGCAAAAGAATCATTATTTGGGTGGAAGTCAGTTGCAGTGGGATATGGATGCGGAGTGGTATTTGGGATGTTCCTTGGAAG
- the LOC112766872 gene encoding receptor-like protein 6 isoform X2, translating to MMGCFTLSLLLLLLLLVDTPSSTCSSVLPLCNHHDNSNLLQFKNSFSINPSLYKDGWWSEEMGIYCSSYPKTVSWNNNTDCCEWDGVTCDTKSGHVIGLDLSCSMLEGEFHPNSTLFHLTHLQQLNLAFNNFSNSPIYPGIGNLVSLTHLNLSTSALAGDIPSTISHLSKLLSLDLSYNYELTLDESTWSRLIGNTTNMEELVLNVIDMSSIRETSLSLLMNFTSSLLFLNLAYTELHGRFPTGILGLPNLEELSLYVNEDLKVELPKSNWSTPLRYLDLSYTVFSGEIPDSISHLKSLNQLRLQFCRFDGLIPVSLWNLTQLTQLDLSGNRFHGEIPSLLSNLKHLTYLDLSHNTFSGHIPDVFDNFTKLHTLQLSSNSLGGQLPSSLFDLTQLSYLSLSFNQLIGPIPSKNATLSKLEILDLANNFINGTIPDWCYSLSSLRDLDLSMNQLTGPISKFSTYSLEYLVLSHNKFQGDFPNSIFEFLKNLTHLDMSSNDLSGLVDFFHFSKLKNLYFLDFSNNKFLSVDINSRVDYVLPKLDILYFSSCSVTVFPPFLAKLQNLRNLDLSNNKIHGKIPNWFSDNLLHTWKSMNFIDLSFNQLQGDLPIPANGTDYFAVSNNNFTGGIPSTLSLSTQLIFSHNHLSGTIPSMFCNATFLDALILSHNHLSGVIPQCLGALPDLTILDLQVNNLHGNIPTNFSQDYNFQTIKLNNNQLDGSLPRSLSNCIMLEVLDLAENNLEDVFPSWLEGLQELQVLSLRANKFHGTITSFGAKDPFPKLRIFDVSNNKFSGPLPTSFFENFQGMKDLSNGTHHPRGLLYMHSSSGAAYNDSVVVIIKGQSTELVRILTTFTTIDLSNNMFEGEIPHVIGELSSLKGLNLSHNKISGTIPQTLGNLTSLEWLDFSWNQLKGEIPMALTNLNFLAVLNLSENQLKGMIPTGKQFNTFQNDSYRGNPMLCGFPLSKSCDNDKEQPPSVFAEAKESLFGWKSVAVGYGCGVVFGMFLGSQLQWDMDVEWCLGCSLEGCL from the coding sequence ATGATGGGGTGTTTTACTCTCtcgttgcttcttcttcttcttcttcttgttgatacTCCATCTTCCACTTGTTCATCGGTGTTGCCACTATGCAACCACCATGACAACTCAAACCTGCTCCAATTCAAGAACTCATTTTCCATCAACCCTTCATTGTACAAAGACGGGTGGTGGAGTGAGGAGATGGGGATTTATTGTTCATCTTATCCCAAGACAGTATCCTGGAACAACAATACTGATTGTTGCGAGTGGGATGGTGTCACGTGCGACACCAAGTCAGGGCACGTGATTGGGCTTGACCTGAGTTGCAGCATGCTTGAAGGCGAGTTTCATCCCAACAGCACACTCTTCCATCTGACGCATCTTCAACAACTCAACCTTGCCTTCAATAACTTCTCCAACTCTCCAATATATCCTGGAATTGGTAATCTTGTGAGTCTCACCCATCTCAATCTATCCACTTCAGCATTGGCTGGTGATATTCCGTCCACAATCTCACACTTGTCTAAATTACTCTCACTTGATCTCTCGTATAATTATGAACTGACACTTGATGAATCCACATGGAGCAGACTCATTGGTAACACCACTAACATGGAAGAGCTGGTTCTAAATGTCATAGACATGTCTTCTATCAGAGAAACTTCATTGTCTTTGCTAATGAATTTCACATCCTCTTTGTTGTTCCTAAATCTTGCTTATACTGAATTGCATGGAAGATTTCCAACTGGCATACTTGGTTTACCTAATCTTGAAGAACTAAGTTTGTATGTCAATGAAGATCTGAAAGTTGAACTTCCAAAGTCTAATTGGAGCACTCCTCTAAGGTACTTGGATCTCTCTTACACAGTATTCTCAGGAGAAATACCTGATTCCATTTCCCATTTGAAGTCTCTTAACCAACTACGGCTACAGTTTTGCCGATTTGATGGGTTAATTCCTGTGTCTTTGTGGAACCTCACTCAACTAACACAGTTGGACCTTTCAGGAAATAGATTTCATGGTGAGATTCCATCTTTGCTTTCAAACCTCAAACATCTCACCTACTTAGATCTTAGTCATAATACATTCAGTGGTCACATCCCAGATGTGTTCGACAACTTCACTAAATTACATACCTTGCAACTTTCTTCTAACAGTCTAGGAGGCCAACTGCCATCATCATTATTTGATCTAACTCAACTTTCTTACTTAAGTCTGTCTTTTAATCAATTAATCGGCCCAATTCCAAGCAAAAATGCCACACTTTCAAAACTAGAAATACTAGATTTGGCTAATAACTTTATAAATGGGACAATTCCAGATTGGTGCTATTCTTTGTCTTCATTGAGAGATCTAGATCTTAGCATGAACCAACTCACAGGGCCAATTAGCAAATTCTCCACTTATTCATTGGAATATTTAGTTCTCTCTCATAACAAATTTCAAGGTGATTTTCCAAATTCGATCtttgaatttctaaaaaatctCACTCATTTGGATATGTCATCAAATGACTTGAGTGGTCTTGTGgacttttttcatttttcaaaattgaaaaatttatattttcttgatttttctaACAATAAATTTCTTTCTGTTGATATTAATAGTAGAGTTGACTATGTCTTACCCAAACTTGAcattttatatttctcttcttgtAGTGTTACTGTTTTTCCTCCATTCCTAGCTAAACTACAAAATCTAAGAAATTTAGATCTTTCTAACAATAAAATCCATGGAAAGATTCCCAATTGGTTTAGTGATAATCTCTTGCACACATGGAAGAGCATGAACTTTATTGACCTCAGTTTCAACCAGCTGCAAGGAGATCTTCCAATTCCAGCAAATGGCACCGATTACTTTGCAGTTTCAAACAACAACTTCACAGGAGGCATTCCTTCAACATTGTCCCTCAGTACACAACTCATCTTTTCTCACAATCACTTGTCTGGCACCATTCCTTCAATGTTTTGCAATGCAACCTTCCTCGATGCACTCATCTTGTCTCACAACCACTTGTCTGGCGTGATTCCACAATGCTTGGGAGCACTTCCTGATCTCACAATTTTGGATCTTCAAGTGAACAACCTTCATGGAAACATACCTACAAATTTTTCTCAAGACTACAACTTTCAAACAATAAAGTTAAACAACAACCAACTGGACGGTTCGTTACCAAGGTCTTTGTCTAACTGCATCATGTTGGAAGTTTTGGATCTTGCAGAAAATAACTTAGAGGATGTGTTTCCTAGTTGGCTAGAAGGTCTTCAGGAGTTACAAGTACTCAGTTTAAGAGCAAATAAGTTTCATGGTACCATCACTAGTTTCGGTGCCAAAGATCCATTTCCAAAGTTGAGAATATTTGATGTTTCCAACAACAAATTCAGCGGCCCTTTGCCAACCTCGTTCTTTGAGAATTTTCAAGGAATGAAGGATCTGAGTAATGGTACTCATCATCCTCGTGGTTTGTTATACATGCATAGCAGCTCCGGTGCTGCGTACAATGATTCTGTAGTGGTTATTATCAAAGGTCAGTCCACAGAGCTAGTGAGAATATTAACCACTTTTACAACTATAGacttatcaaataacatgtttgaAGGAGAAATCCCACATGTCATTGGAGAATTAAGTTCTCTCAAAGGGCTTAATCTTTCTCACAATAAAATCAGTGGTACGATTCCACAAACTTTGGGAAATTTGACAAGTTTGGAATGGTTAGACTTCTCATGGAACCAATTAAAAGGTGAGATTCCTATGGCTTTGACCAATTTGAATTTTCTGGCTGTCTTGAACCTTTCTGAAAACCAGTTGAAGGGAATGATACCAACAGGAAAACAGTTCAATACATTTCAAAATGATTCCTATAGAGGAAACCCAATGCTTTGTGGATTCCCTTTGTCAAAGTCATGCGACAATGACAAAGAACAACCACCTTCAGTGTTTGCTGAGGCAAAAGAATCATTATTTGGGTGGAAGTCAGTTGCAGTGGGATATGGATGCGGAGTGGTATTTGGGATGTTCCTTGGAAG